The segment GTACCCCTAGGGCCTCGGCGATCCTTTGGGCCAAGCCCGGGTGGGCGTTTCCCGTGAAGAGGCGGATTTCCATCGGGACCCCTTTTCTAGTATATGAGGGACCGGGCCAGGAGGCCGAGCCGCCTCGAGGCCTCCCGCAAAAAGGCCTGGAAGTCCCCTTCTGCCCCCTCCCCTGCCCCGTCCGTCACCGCCCGCACCAGGGCCATGGGGTGGCGGAAGCGGTAGGCCACCATGAGGGCGGCCGCCCCTTCCATCTCCACGGCGTGGGCCCCGTGGAGGGCGCGAAGCCTTTCCGCCTCCTTCCGGTCCGCCAAAAACCGGTCCCCCGTGGCCACCACCCCCCGCTTATGGGGAAAGCCCAGGGCCGAGGCCGCCCTCTCCGCCCTCGCCAAAAGCCCAGGGTCCGAGGGGAAAAAGCGCACCCCCAGGGCGGTCTCCCCCGGGGCCCGGCCAAAGGGGGTAAGGTCCACGTCCCACTGCACCGCTTCCTCCGCCAAAAGGAGGTCTAAGGCCCTAAGGGCAGGGTCCAAGGCCCCCGCCACCCCCAGGAAGAAGCTCTCCCGGGGGGCGAAGCGGGTGAGGACGTGGGCCACGGCCATGGCCGCCGCCACCTTGCCCACGCCCGTTTCCGCCACCAAGACCCCCTCGCCCTGGTAAAGGGGAAAAGGGGCTTCCAGGACCTTTTCCGCCCCCAGAGCCTCCCGTATGGCCCCCGCCTCCTCGGGCTCGGCGGCGAAGAAGGCCGTCACTTTTCCTCCAAGGGCACCGTGGGCTGCACCCGAAGCCCCGCCCTAAGCACCTTTTCCGCCCAGGCCTTGGCCCCTTCCAGGTCGTGGTCCCGGTAGTTGCCGCACTCCCGAAAGCTCGCCCCCGGGATGGGCCCCTGGTGGAGCAAAACGTCGCGCAAGGCCCTTTCCCAGGCCACCAAGACCCGCTCCTCGCCCAAGGGGCCTTCCGCCACCAGGTAAAACCCCGTGC is part of the Thermus hydrothermalis genome and harbors:
- the mtnN gene encoding 5'-methylthioadenosine/S-adenosylhomocysteine nucleosidase, which encodes MTAFFAAEPEEAGAIREALGAEKVLEAPFPLYQGEGVLVAETGVGKVAAAMAVAHVLTRFAPRESFFLGVAGALDPALRALDLLLAEEAVQWDVDLTPFGRAPGETALGVRFFPSDPGLLARAERAASALGFPHKRGVVATGDRFLADRKEAERLRALHGAHAVEMEGAAALMVAYRFRHPMALVRAVTDGAGEGAEGDFQAFLREASRRLGLLARSLIY
- a CDS encoding S-ribosylhomocysteine lyase, producing the protein MAEVESFALDHTKVQAPYVRLAGRKPVGGGWVEKYDLRLAQPNREAIPTASLHTLEHLLAGYLRDHLEGVIDLSPMGCRTGFYLVAEGPLGEERVLVAWERALRDVLLHQGPIPGASFRECGNYRDHDLEGAKAWAEKVLRAGLRVQPTVPLEEK